Proteins encoded in a region of the Zea mays cultivar B73 chromosome 2, Zm-B73-REFERENCE-NAM-5.0, whole genome shotgun sequence genome:
- the LOC100285025 gene encoding uncharacterized protein LOC100285025, translating into MDNDNGDVDDLGSGWFEVKKKHRSSSKYTLQRSSGGSSHKIPNLLSRSGANSDSSRWHDKLQHPSPSINANVGVDGSGSGETTNVHGEGCNDVSTSPSGLNSGLNASASEDRVERLEELAVAEKTSESPENDLADHADPSLPHEPSTCSGSPAKCADLSQHVKCSPKTESVGVLSITPVKFGDFDEVPGLSLPSDSYRDNNTSRGHRHTEDVAHLKNVQKDASELKPETDTCTTIDEASPIMVQGTETPNHDSGLIASVDSVTLSCSKNDHEVPVTSSSVPVASMEGRTLLHDEAPASADFGSETAESKERFRQRLWCFLFENLNRAVDELYLLCELECDMEQINESILVLEEAISDFQELKSRAEHFDNTKKSPGVPKEGMPMAVKADHRRPHALSWEVRRMTSSPHRQEILSSSLEAFQRIQLELACKQAGIAAERFTSSSSEKVLGSSSKLTTASATVRNISLKVESQVKLPDTSVKKIAGEKLSRDAFKSGKSYPQSMPSYSARSRRGSLEPISEIEKHTFKKDRELLENKFDRLKSTDVVKKTTAHLEKEKQITAPWKSMDAWKEKRNWEDILKSPVRSSRVSHSPGVGRKVTDRARVLHDKLMSPEKKKRSALDMKKEAEEKHARALRIRSQLESERVQRLQRTSEKLHRVNEWQAVRSSKLREVMNARHQRGESRHEAYLAQVAKRAGDESTKVNEVRFITSLNEENKKFLLRQKLHDSEMRRAEKLQVIKTKQKEDTAREEAVLERRKFLEAEKMQRLAEIQRKKEEAIFRREEERKASSAAREARAAEQQRRKEIRAKAQQEEAELLAQKLAEKLRESEQRRKYYLEQIRERASMDLRDQPSPFQRRFPSKDCQNRSSSANSGEDSQTTGNSSAADSMVKSSNNAQIKRRIKKIRQRLMALKHEFIEPSIGESTGITHRSGLGAAKAKLSRWLQDLQRLRQARKEGAASIGLIVSDIAKYLEGKDLELHASRQVGLLDFIASALPASHTSKPGACQVTVYLLRLLRVLLSLPANRTYFLVQNLLPPIIPMLSASLENYIKVAASNSGSSNLLSNKTSAETTESSGEVLDGFLWTVAMIVGHVHINGEQLQMQGGLIELIVAYQIIHRLRDLFALYDRPQVEGSPLPSSILFGLNLLSVLTSKPGNFSTIDWESCKCRTLGGNIVQEYEYLSSQDSLGCQSMTLDQFGDAKSPTIYSELAEDSKSCKQHDLSIPVDRKLVDEASKDLLVMAAGLNNSAMQPSDLGITTEKHSGNPSQGDENNTVDSFLEGRKTNNVCALYSSSGKGNEMNLKQPAMLLLSALAETGLVTLPSLLTAVLLQANNNRSSSEQTLAILPSNFEEVATGVLKVLNNMARLDITLLQHMLSRSDLKMEFFHLISFLLSHCMNKWRVPNDQVGLLLLESLLLLGYFSLFHAGNQAVLRWGKSPTILHKVCDLPFVFFSDPELMPILAAALIAVCYGCDQNLSVVQQEISTDMLRCLLKSCQTSGSNSPDSIAVDGSGNNSTESILDIRNSQGDIPTRSSRKIGRPVIGKGVSGGIRFNRNKVQKDGRGTRAIDDGPLKQRAQEAASNFMLHRKIPASFLDRAEEFFCSET; encoded by the exons ATGGATAATGACAATGGCGATGTGGATGACCTGGGTTCAGGGTGGTTTGAAGTGAAAAAG AAACATCGGTCCAGCTCAAAATACACATTGCAGAGGTCTTCAGGTGGTTCCAGCCATAAAATTCCAAACTTACTATCACGGTCAGGTGCTAACAGTGACAGTTCAAGGTGGCATGACAAACTGCAACACCCATCTCCGAGCATAAATGCTAATGTTGGTGTTGATGGGTCTGGTAGTGGAGAGACAACAAATGTTCATGGTGAAGGGTGCAATGATGTAAGCACCAGCCCCAGTGGCCTGAATAGTGGCTTAAATGCTTCAGCCTCAGAGGATAGAGTAGAAAGACTTGAAGAACTGGCGGTGGCTGAAAAAACAAGTGAATCTCCCGAAAATGATCTGGCTGATCATGCAGATCCTTCACTGCCTCATGAACCATCCACCTGTTCAGGCAGTCCTGCAAAATGCGCAGATCTTTCTCAGCATGTAAAATGTTCTCCAAAAACAGAGTCTGTAGGTGTTTTGTCCATTACTCCTGTCAAGTTTGGAGACTTTGATGAAGTTCCAGGTCTATCATTACCTTCAGATTCATACAGAGACAATAATACTTCTAGAGGCCACAGACATACTGAAGATGTTGCACATTTAAAAAATGTGCAAAAAGATGCAAGTGAACTCAAACCGGAGACAGACACTTGTACTACAATTGATGAGGCATCTCCAATTATGGTACAAGGAACAGAGACACCCAATCATGATAGTGGTTTGATAGCCTCAGTTGATTCTGTTACCCTATCCTGCTCCAAAAATGATCATGAAGTTCCAGTTACATCTTCATCTGTTCCTGTTGCTTCCATGGAAGGTAGAACGTTACTTCATGACGAAGCACCAGCTTCTGCAGATTTTGGATCTGAAACTGCTGAGAGCAAAGAAAGATTCAGGCAGAGGCTATGGTGTTTTCTTTTTGAGAATCTGAATAGGGCTGTTGATGAACTTTACCTCCTCTGTGAACTAGAATGTGACATGGAACAGATTAATGAATCCATACTTGTCCTTGAAGAAGCTATTTCTGATTTTCAAGAACTTAAATCCAGAGCAGAGCATTTTGATAATACCAAAAAATCTCCTGGTGTACCAAAGGAGGGCATGCCAATGGCTGTGAAAGCTGACCATAGGAGACCTCATGCCTTGTCTTGGGAG GTCAGAAGAATGACAAGTTCTCCACACAGGCAAGAAATACTGTCTTCATCTCTAGAGGCCTTCCAGAGAATCCAATTGGAACTGGCATGCAAGCAGGCTGGTATAGCAGCAGAAAGATTTACATCCAGCTCTTCTGAAaaagttttgggtagttcatCAAAGCTGACTACAGCATCGGCAACTGTTAGGAATATAAGTTTGAAAGTTGAGAGTCAGGTGAAACTTCCTGATACCAGCGTGAAAAAGATTGCTGGCGAGAAGCTAAGTAGGGATGCATTCAAGTCTGGTAAGTCGTATCCACAAAGTATGCCTTCATATTCTGCAAGGAGTAGAAGAGGGTCATTAGAACCAATCTCTGAAATAGAGAAACACACCTTTAAGAAGGACAGGGAGTTGCTAGAAAACAAATTTGACAGGCTCAAGTCAACCGATGTTGTTAAAAAGACTACAGCTCATcttgaaaaggaaaagcaaattaCAGCACCTTGGAAGTCCATGGATGCCTGGAAGGAGAAAAGAAACTGGGAAGATATACTGAAATCTCCTGTACGGAGTTCTCGTGTTTCTCACTCTCCAGGTGTTGGAAGAAAAGTTACAGACCGCGCTCGTGTTCTACATGACAAGTTGATGTCTcctgaaaagaaaaaaagaagtgCTTTGGATATGAAAAAAGAAGCAGAAGAAAAGCATGCGCGTGCACTGCGAATTAGGAGTCAACTAGAGAGCGAGAGGGTTCAGAGGCTACAACGTACCTCTGAAAAGTTGCATCGTGTCAATGAGTGGCAGGCTGTACGCAGCTCAAAACTGAGAGAAGTAATGAATGCACGTCATCAACGTGGTGAATCTCGTCACGAAGCATATCTTGCTCAGGTTGCAAAAAGAGCTGGTGATGAGAGTACTAAGGTCAATGAGGTCCGTTTTATAACATCACTGAATGAAGAAAACAAGAAATTCTTGCTGAGGCAGAAACTTCATGATTCTGAGATGCGGAGAGCTGAAAAGCTACAGGTGATCAAAACAAAGCAAAAGGAGGACACTGCAAGGGAAGAAGCTGTTTTGGAGCGAAGGAAGTTCCTTGAAGCTGAGAAGATGCAACGCCTTGCTGAAATACAGCGCAAGAAAGAAGAAGCTATTTTCAGAAGAGAAGAGGAGCGCAAAGCATCTAGTGCTGCACGGGAAGCAAGGGCTGCAGAACAACAACGTCGAAAAGAGATAAGAGCAAAAGCGCAACAAGAGGAAGCTGAACTTTTAGCCCAAAAGTTAGCTGAAAAACTTCGTGAAAGTGAGCAGCGGCGCAAGTATTACCTAGAACAAATACGAGAGCGAGCCTCAATGGATCTTAGGGATCAGCCTTCACCTTTTCAGCGTCGCTTTCCAAGTAAAGATTGCCAAAACCGTTCTAGTTCTGCTAACAGCGGAGAAGATTCACAGACAACTGGCAATTCCAGTGCTGCAGATTCTATGGTTAAGTCATCGAATAATGCACAGATAAAACGAAGGATTAAAAAGATTCGCCAGAGATTAATGGCTCTAAAGCATGAATTTATTGAACCATCCATAGGTGAAAGTACAGGAATCACGCACAGGTCTGGTCTTGGAGCTGCCAAAGCTAAGCTAAGTAGATGGCTTCAAGACCTTCAGAGACTTCGTCAAGCTAGAAAAGAAGGTGCTGCCAGTATTGGATTGATTGTCAGTGACATAGCGAAG TATTTAGAAGGGAAGGATCTTGAGCTGCATGCATCAAGACAAGTTGGTTTGCTTGACTTTATTGCGTCTGCATTACCTGCGTCACATACTTCAAAGCCTGGAGCTTGTCAAGTCACTGTCTACCTTTTGCGCCTGTTGAGAGTGTTGCTCTCACTTCCAGCTAATCGAACTTATTTTCTAGTACAAAATCTTTTACCCCCAATTATTCCCATGCTATCAGCATCACTGGAGAATTATATTAAGGTGGCAGCATCCAACTCTGGAAGTTCAAATCTTTTGTCTAATAAAACATCAGCTGAGACTACAGAGTCATCGGGTGAAGTGTTAGATGGATTTTTATGGACTGTGGCCATGATCGTTGGCCATGTACACATCAATGGTGAACAACTTCAAATGCAGGGAGGTTTGATAGAACTGATTGTAGCTTATCAAATAATTCATCGTCTGCGAGATCTGTTTGCACTTTATGATAGGCCACAGGTGGAAGGATCCCCACTCCCATCATCTATACTGTTTGGCCTCAACCTTTTGTCCGTATTAACATCCAAACCGGGAAATTTCTCTACTATCGATTGGGAGTCCTGCAAATGCAGGACACTAGGTGGAAATATAGTGCAAGAATATGAATATCTTAGTTCACAGGACAGTTTGGGGTGTCAATCAATGACACTTGATCAGTTTGGTGATGCCAAATCGCCAACCATATACAGTGAACTGGCTGAAGATAGCAAATCCTGTAAACAACATGACTTGAGCATTCCTGTGGACAGAAAATTGGTTGATGAAGCTAGTAAAGACTTGTTAGTGATGGCTGCTGGCCTGAACAACTCAGCAATGCAACCATCTGATTTGGGCATTACTACAGAGAAGCATTCTGGAAATCCTAGCCAGGGAGATGAAAATAACACAGTGGACAGTTTTCTTGAAGGAAGAAAGACGAATAATGTATGTGCATTGTATAGTAGTTCAGGAAAAGGCAATGAGATGAACCTTAAGCAGCCTGCAATGCTCTTACTTTCTGCACTGGCTGAGACTGGCCTTGTTACTCTACCATCACTTTTGACTGCTGTGTTGCTCCAGGCAAACAACAACAGGTCATCATCAGAGCAG ACATTGGCGATTCTTCCATCAAATTTTGAAGAAGTAGCCACTGGTGTATTGAAAGTTTTGAATAATATGGCACGTTTGGATATAACCCTTTTGCAGCACATGCTG TCTAGATCAGATCTAAAGATGGAGTTCTTCCATTTAATCAGCTTCCTTTTGAGTCATTGCATGAACAAATGGAGAGTGCCAAACGATCAG GTTGGTTTGCTGCTTCTAGAGTCTCTGCTACTTCTTGGCTACTTTTCTTTGTTCCATGCTGGGAACCAAGCTGTTCTTCGGTGGGGAAAGAGTCCCACTATACTTCACAAG GTGTGCGACCTGCCATTTGTTTTCTTCAGCGACCCCGAGTTGATGCCCATCTTGGCTGCTGCTCTGATCGCTGTTTGCTACGGTTGCGATCAGAACCTAAGCGTTGTACAGCAGGAAATAAGCACGGATATGCTGCGCTGCTTGCTCAAGTCCTGCCAAACTTCAGGATCAAATTCTCCAGATTCCATTGCTGTGGATGGTTCTGGAAACAATTCCACTGAAAGCATTCTGGATATCAGGAACTCACAGGGTGACATCCCAACAAGGTCAAGCCGCAAAATTGGACGGCCAGTTATTGGGAAGGGTGTTTCAGGGGGTATCAGATTCAACAGAAATAAGGTTCAGAAGGATGGTAGGGGAACAAGAGCAATTGACGATGGGCCTCTGAAGCAAAGAGCTCAAGAAGCTGCATCGAACTTCATGTTGCATAGAAAGATCCCAGCTTCTTTTTTGGACAGAGCCGAGGAGTTCTTCTGCAGTGAGACATGA
- the LOC100193731 gene encoding uncharacterized protein isoform X2, whose translation MSSSSNGHYPANGAKILHRKEKNKEKVQLDKNSATWVCQKDRHYVEKLETELMNCYQEIDYLQDQLNIRSVEANFMGEHIHSLELKLTELEKFPERVRAMDNELIRSDSQCWLLMEEVRCKEEELQKAASQIEKLESTALDSQCEIESLKLDLTNLEQRLFDAERFSQHAGEHKAQFDKLLGEHELQLHEAQKTIHQLVWENKQLKELLPVRAPKQSPPGSGWKVNKTLENGVHAECESGDVILENMAKRNEESELLIEQLKEELREQKLKAKEDAEDLTQEMAELRYQITGMLEEEYKRRSCIEQAAIKHIQELETQVSKEKTKLSGALKRLQESHELARTQAMEIKKLKAALERLNSVTNLGTVCKSCSCGFSAMLVELSNCSIEGPSGSARSLNSNHIDEKSQNQALIEWRPREASDDDGG comes from the exons ATGTCTAGTAGCTCCAACGGCCATTATCCTGCTAATGGTGCAAAGATTCttcatagaaaagaaaagaataaagag AAAGTACAGCTCGACAAAAATTCAGCCACTTGGGTGTGCCAGAAGGACAGGCATTATGTTGAAAAATTAGAAACAGAATTGATGAACTGCTATCAGGAAATTG ACTATTTGCAGGATCAGTTAAATATACGGAGCGTTGAAGCAAACTTCATGGGAGAGCACATTCACAGTCTTGAACTGAAGCTGACTGAACTTGAAAAGTTCCCAGAAAGAGTGAGAGCGATGGACAATGAGCTGATACGATCTGATTCCCAGTGCTGGCTTCTGATGGAAGAAGTCAGATGTAAAGAAGAGGAGTTGCAGAAGGCAGCCTCACAGATAGAGAAGCTTGAAAGTACAGCTTTAGATTCACAATGCGAAATTGAGagcttgaaacttgatttgactaATCTTGAGCAGAGACTATTTGACGCTGAGAGATTTTCCCAACATGCTGGTGAGCACAAAGCTCAATTTGACAAACTACTGGGAGAACATGAGCTCCAGCTACATGAAGCACAGAAAACTATTCATCAACTTGTATGGGAGAATAAGCAACTGAAGGAGTTGTTGCCTGTAAGAGCTCCTAAACAATCTCCTCCTGGATCTGGATGGAAAGTTAACAAAACATTGGAGAACGGTGTGCATGCAGAATGCGAAAGTGGCGATGTAATTCTTGAAAATATGGCAAAACGAAATGAAGAATCTGAACTTCTAATTGAGCAGCTCAAG GAAGAGCTTCGAGAACAAAAGTTAAAGGCAAAAGAGGATGCGGAAGATCTCACCCAAGAAATGGCTGAACTAAGATACCAGATAACAGGCATGCTTGAGGAAGAATACAAGCGTCGATCTTGCATTGAGCAGGCAGCTATTAAACATATTCAGGAGCTGGAAACTCAG GTTTCCAAAGAGAAGACAAAACTGAGTGGGGCACTTAAGCGATTGCAGGAATCACATGAACTAGCTCGCACACAAGCTATGGAGATTAAGAAGTTGAAGGCTGCTTTAGAG AGATTGAATTCGGTGACGAACCTGGGTACAGTTTGCAAATCTTGCTCTTGCGGGTTCTCTGCAATGTTGGTAGAGCTGTCTAATTGCTCGATCGAAGGACCTTCAGGCAGCGCCAGATCTCTCAATTCCAACCACATTGATGAGAAGTCACAGAATCAGGCTCTAATAGAGTGGCGTCCCCGTGAAGCCTCAGATGATGACGGTGGGTAG
- the LOC100193731 gene encoding uncharacterized protein isoform X1, whose translation MKGSFVLMSSSSNGHYPANGAKILHRKEKNKEKVQLDKNSATWVCQKDRHYVEKLETELMNCYQEIDYLQDQLNIRSVEANFMGEHIHSLELKLTELEKFPERVRAMDNELIRSDSQCWLLMEEVRCKEEELQKAASQIEKLESTALDSQCEIESLKLDLTNLEQRLFDAERFSQHAGEHKAQFDKLLGEHELQLHEAQKTIHQLVWENKQLKELLPVRAPKQSPPGSGWKVNKTLENGVHAECESGDVILENMAKRNEESELLIEQLKEELREQKLKAKEDAEDLTQEMAELRYQITGMLEEEYKRRSCIEQAAIKHIQELETQVSKEKTKLSGALKRLQESHELARTQAMEIKKLKAALERLNSVTNLGTVCKSCSCGFSAMLVELSNCSIEGPSGSARSLNSNHIDEKSQNQALIEWRPREASDDDGG comes from the exons ATGAAAGGTTCATTTGTTCTG ATGTCTAGTAGCTCCAACGGCCATTATCCTGCTAATGGTGCAAAGATTCttcatagaaaagaaaagaataaagag AAAGTACAGCTCGACAAAAATTCAGCCACTTGGGTGTGCCAGAAGGACAGGCATTATGTTGAAAAATTAGAAACAGAATTGATGAACTGCTATCAGGAAATTG ACTATTTGCAGGATCAGTTAAATATACGGAGCGTTGAAGCAAACTTCATGGGAGAGCACATTCACAGTCTTGAACTGAAGCTGACTGAACTTGAAAAGTTCCCAGAAAGAGTGAGAGCGATGGACAATGAGCTGATACGATCTGATTCCCAGTGCTGGCTTCTGATGGAAGAAGTCAGATGTAAAGAAGAGGAGTTGCAGAAGGCAGCCTCACAGATAGAGAAGCTTGAAAGTACAGCTTTAGATTCACAATGCGAAATTGAGagcttgaaacttgatttgactaATCTTGAGCAGAGACTATTTGACGCTGAGAGATTTTCCCAACATGCTGGTGAGCACAAAGCTCAATTTGACAAACTACTGGGAGAACATGAGCTCCAGCTACATGAAGCACAGAAAACTATTCATCAACTTGTATGGGAGAATAAGCAACTGAAGGAGTTGTTGCCTGTAAGAGCTCCTAAACAATCTCCTCCTGGATCTGGATGGAAAGTTAACAAAACATTGGAGAACGGTGTGCATGCAGAATGCGAAAGTGGCGATGTAATTCTTGAAAATATGGCAAAACGAAATGAAGAATCTGAACTTCTAATTGAGCAGCTCAAG GAAGAGCTTCGAGAACAAAAGTTAAAGGCAAAAGAGGATGCGGAAGATCTCACCCAAGAAATGGCTGAACTAAGATACCAGATAACAGGCATGCTTGAGGAAGAATACAAGCGTCGATCTTGCATTGAGCAGGCAGCTATTAAACATATTCAGGAGCTGGAAACTCAG GTTTCCAAAGAGAAGACAAAACTGAGTGGGGCACTTAAGCGATTGCAGGAATCACATGAACTAGCTCGCACACAAGCTATGGAGATTAAGAAGTTGAAGGCTGCTTTAGAG AGATTGAATTCGGTGACGAACCTGGGTACAGTTTGCAAATCTTGCTCTTGCGGGTTCTCTGCAATGTTGGTAGAGCTGTCTAATTGCTCGATCGAAGGACCTTCAGGCAGCGCCAGATCTCTCAATTCCAACCACATTGATGAGAAGTCACAGAATCAGGCTCTAATAGAGTGGCGTCCCCGTGAAGCCTCAGATGATGACGGTGGGTAG